Within the Pangasianodon hypophthalmus isolate fPanHyp1 chromosome 19, fPanHyp1.pri, whole genome shotgun sequence genome, the region ACATTATCTCAGCAGCTGATGGCAGTGTTGCAAAAATACGTGTAAGAACATTCATTTAGTCTAGCAGTATAGCAGGCTGACGATATACTGTGGGTTacatgtgctttttttattcattcaccaGTGCAtgctgcaaaagaaaaaaaaaactttctacaCAACAGTTTATTATGTATATTGTGGAGCTTTGGCCACTAGGAGTCACCTTGCATCAAAATTCAGGTTGATGTCAAGGTTATGATCACaagcacattttatttcagaCAAATAAAACGTGATCTCTTGTGCTTTATCTTGTAAGGAACGCCTTGCTTTTCCTGGAAGGCTttccagagaaagagaaggtAATTCCGttttaatagattttaatatttatgattggtTTGTGAGTCAACCTTAATGTAGTATCTCGTTCTTTCTCCTTTGCTCTTATAGATGTGTATCCAGTGAGAGATCTGAGTCATGCTACGGGTTTGGACCCTCCTGTACGTCTTAGCGGTGCTGTTCAGTGGACAGATCTGGCAGCTGTACAGGACCAGCTTCATAACCAGCGCCAGGTCAAAATCACgcaacacactcaccatctgtctgtctgtgtgtctgtgtgtgttaggggttgCACGACTGCCAATTTCTGACCAGTAATTCAAAAATTTACTCAAacagatacttttttttatagttaaagCAAACTGCCTCGATGGTTTTCCGCCACCATGACTATCCAACTGCTGCCCACAGCAACGTATCAGTCGATTAGGCGTCGACTAATCATTGTTTCAGGACATCGCTGTTTTCAGGCTGTTTTATTTATGCAGAAAAAATTAATGCATCTAAATGCACTTCAGGTAACAAGCATACACAgactacaaataaaatttccagtgcagtaaatgtgtaaaacaataaatctgtgtatcgTGTTACACTATTAGGCTCCAAatttaactgaactgaatcatacTGAACCAAATTACATCGGATAAATGTTAGTATCAAGTGGAAGTGTATCGAATCGTTACTTGTTTAACTGTATGATTTTTATCGTGTCGTTTGTTATATATCGATATGTGAGACATCGTATCATCTGAAAGGGGGAGATTCACACTCCTAATCGTATCAGTAATTTAATTAGTCACTGTATAATAGCATACCAcagcacattattatttttattttattttatttaaggacATTTTATCACAAACATTTTATCATCTGTATAAATTCTTTAGTCCCTTGTCACCGTGTCCCTAGTCTCAACAACTTTAATTTTCATAAACAAGTTgttgaccctgtgtaggataagcagtatggaagaTGGACGGATGTTACACTAGTACAGTTTTTAAGGAtgtaagaatttttaaaatgcacacaGGTGGACGATCTGGCGTCTCAGCTGAAATTGTtaattctgaaactgagagtgTACAGCATGGTGTgcactctcagtttcagaatcaacgATTTCGGCTGAGACGCCAGATCATCCACCCGTGTGCCTTGTCTCTACAGCAGGGAGTTTTCAAGTTCAACTCTGGCATCAACTGAAAAAGTGTCTGGATCAACCTCTGAGCTGGCATGCAACACTAATCTGACTCTAAACTGCCTGAGCAGGATTGGACAGTGACGTGCAACCTGCAGCTCTTTCGCAATTCCAGagtgcaaggattttatttcaattttattcagcTTTAAAGGATGACAATAGAGCGAATAAAAGACGTGGTCTTGTACAGTTGACTGTAGAGATGGTTTCATCTAGTCtcaaatattttcagactaacaaattacatttattcTGGTTTCTGTAGTCTGCCTGCATCTCTTTACCATCTGCCTCACTAGTTTTACCCCTGACTAGTCAGCTCCCTACAGCAGAAAATAATGACTGTGTTTGTTGATTAGTCTGTGCGACCcctagtctgtgtgtgtaagagagcaTGATAGCTGCATAATTTGGGTACTGATTATCCTAATAATGCCTAGTTCACAATCTCTCATTAACATATTGTTGTTATTCAGACAATTGAGGCCTTAACGCAGAACCTGCGGTcagtggagagagaaagagatgctCAACAAAGACAAATACAGACGCTGCAAGGTGAATATTCACTCTCTGCTTTTAAACCTCACTCTTCTCGTCACATGACTGTGCTTTCTTTTGCATTGCTGCTAGAAGTCTTTTTCATCCTTCTGTAGATTTTTCTTTATACCAAAGGTTAAAAAGCTTTCGGGTGTCGAGTAGTTACTTATGCAGTGACATCTTAGGTTTGCTTTTGTTAACACgactataaaataatataacctTTTGGTCCTAAAACACACACCCGAGTACGTCAGTATTTGCGTCACTTCCAGAGGAGGTGAGGAGGCTTCGGGAGAGACTGGAGGAccgggagaaggagagagaacgGAAGCAGGACATGGACGGAGAGAAGGTCCCCGCGGTGGAGATGCGGCTGGAGCAATGGAAAAGGGAAGTGGGACGGGAGCTGAGCGCCCTTAGAGGGCACATCGACAGGGCCACGTCTCTAGGCAACAGGGAGGAAAGGTCAGTCGCATTGGGTGAGAGCGTGAGAATTCTAAGGCAGTGAGGGATTTTTTTCAGACTATAATGGAATATAATATTAGGTTATGGATGGGTGTTGTGTGTAATGgcctcggtgtgtgtgtgtgtggcttcagTTTCAGCTCTAAACTGTGCAGGGAGGAGGTGGAACAGCTCAGGAGAGAGGTAGACCTGCTCAAAAGCAAGCTGAGTGAGTTTAGCTCAAACATTCTCAATAAATGTGCACTgttaaaaattacataaaatagtatttcaatatttcattttcatttattgtcTTTCATAATAGAGGGTATGAATCGATTGTATTTACTCACGGATTGTTTTTCCAGCATGTGTGTTGTAATGGAGTTTGTGTAATGTGACATACATGGCACtactctatatgtgtgtgtgtgtgtgtgtgtgtgtgtgtgtgacttaaGTGAGGCATGAGGAGGATATGTACCAACAGCAGTCTGAAGCAAGGGAAATGAGGAGGCAGTGCGAGCGCAGCTGCAAGGTATTGACTCTACCACATCAGTGTTATACTGATTAAACATAAGTAAACACACTTTAATTAAGAACTGATTTTGAGCTGTTTTAGGTGGCCTTTGTGCaccaaaataaatgcattttattcacTTACCATATGGCAAAGACACACGAGTCAGTGCGATGTCAAGTACCGTGAACTCCATCAGTACATTAAAACTCTGTAGTAACTGTTTCTGGACATATTTCTGTATGTAACCCAGCACTGTGACCCCAGAACTGCTGGAAATGCAGGCACCCAGCAGTAAACCCTGACTGCATAATGTGGAGAAAATGTGCATGTGAATGATATTTTAGAGgtaaaatccaccctgaacaatttgcatattaaactTTATAATTCACACATGCTCTTTAATGTTGTCCaataagtattttttaaatgaaattctgagttcacagtattattattattttttttaagtataagCGTCTTTTATTAACAAGATTTCATTTTGGTgctttaatcctttagtctgtcctgctctctcacctcctcatgcGTACACTCTGCTCTAAAGTGTGAACTGTGATGCTAATACCGCAGTCAGCGATCATGCTAACTAGCCGAACCGAGTCTCTGCCGTAATACAGTGTAACTttgtcatatagctgcattgcactCTGGAACTTTACGTCCACGTAAATACAGCGTTAACCAACA harbors:
- the LOC113546823 gene encoding coiled-coil domain-containing protein 18 isoform X2; the protein is MNWDNQLSHIISAADGSVAKIRERLAFPGRLSREREDVYPVRDLSHATGLDPPVRLSGAVQWTDLAAVQDQLHNQRQTIEALTQNLRSVERERDAQQRQIQTLQEEVRRLRERLEDREKERERKQDMDGEKVPAVEMRLEQWKREVGRELSALRGHIDRATSLGNREESFSSKLCREEVEQLRREVDLLKSKLMRHEEDMYQQQSEAREMRRQCERSCKTLETVTDSYRTHGFELSRIVSQYQHTQQDVRDLRLTISGLKDEVRGLISRDRLDTPAERPRKSNPLEAAVAVEMSPRRRFLSDSDDELSPTPSLGDISSDDLDTSWLGESAPEVRSQGRGARLSLSGSDLSDTASGLGSNHEDIDGKVGGASDGSPELSLCDL
- the LOC113546823 gene encoding coiled-coil domain-containing protein 18 isoform X1, producing the protein MTVFRCCFQATRMNWDNQLSHIISAADGSVAKIRERLAFPGRLSREREDVYPVRDLSHATGLDPPVRLSGAVQWTDLAAVQDQLHNQRQTIEALTQNLRSVERERDAQQRQIQTLQEEVRRLRERLEDREKERERKQDMDGEKVPAVEMRLEQWKREVGRELSALRGHIDRATSLGNREESFSSKLCREEVEQLRREVDLLKSKLMRHEEDMYQQQSEAREMRRQCERSCKTLETVTDSYRTHGFELSRIVSQYQHTQQDVRDLRLTISGLKDEVRGLISRDRLDTPAERPRKSNPLEAAVAVEMSPRRRFLSDSDDELSPTPSLGDISSDDLDTSWLGESAPEVRSQGRGARLSLSGSDLSDTASGLGSNHEDIDGKVGGASDGSPELSLCDL